A genomic segment from Chloroflexota bacterium encodes:
- a CDS encoding family 10 glycosylhydrolase, whose translation MSTAGTAHIGDLGLSQPPIYLTNLDRCQPADALSSESKTGRWRAFAYSTADLSGTLLYAGDNTAAPEVTLPLGVSGWHAISIGQMVHDHELYEWSGNLLAKLSGERGFTNMHLPPRINPQPGGGVLLAETFFKIADLTGQDMQFKQIAVSADVNQPDGICDCEPARPAYVKLVPLTDSEVAALKADRARTDTKRLYAHDDNHGWMGHIRAHTPEDVQGHLEPYRNTDFERIYLETGGGDLLNYFTKIARDHTLDAHEDFSHVGYRKQSEAWRIFRDQGVDPYDVAIEHAHDMGLEIHASWRVTGFHYPPPNDHFNSGDGVFEAHPEWRSVDREGRITPRLSYAYPGFRAFAISLLREMAEKPVDGVCLLYNRRPPFTEYEPHIVEAFKAASGHDPRELDEHDPDWLRFRARVMTDFMRELRAGLAEVAAATGRDKPISVSAIVMKDEAENLHRALDLQAWVSEGLIDTIIPYTSAPELNSRVPAWDEPERQLEFFLDLVRDTPVELAASVLPRSMTPEEYQHAAARIYRTGVERLFFWDCTTAHDSFKGLRSLGHREDVEAWHAAGKPDLSAPQHTLTTLGDWDFSYDTPG comes from the coding sequence ATGTCCACAGCAGGCACCGCACACATCGGCGATCTCGGTCTGTCCCAGCCGCCGATCTATCTGACGAATCTCGACCGCTGCCAGCCGGCGGACGCGCTGTCGAGCGAGTCCAAGACGGGCCGCTGGCGCGCGTTTGCCTATTCCACGGCCGACCTGAGCGGCACGCTGCTCTACGCCGGCGACAACACGGCGGCGCCGGAGGTCACCTTGCCGCTCGGCGTGAGCGGCTGGCACGCGATCTCGATCGGCCAGATGGTGCACGACCACGAGCTCTACGAGTGGAGCGGCAACCTGCTGGCGAAGCTCAGCGGCGAACGCGGCTTCACCAATATGCATCTCCCGCCGCGCATCAACCCGCAGCCCGGCGGCGGCGTGCTGCTGGCGGAGACGTTCTTCAAGATCGCCGACCTCACCGGTCAGGACATGCAGTTCAAGCAGATCGCCGTGTCGGCGGACGTCAACCAGCCGGACGGCATCTGCGACTGCGAGCCGGCCCGGCCGGCCTACGTCAAGCTCGTGCCCCTCACCGACAGCGAGGTGGCGGCGCTGAAGGCCGACCGCGCGCGCACGGACACCAAGCGCCTCTACGCCCACGACGACAACCACGGCTGGATGGGCCATATCCGAGCGCACACGCCGGAGGACGTTCAGGGGCACCTCGAGCCGTACCGCAACACCGACTTCGAGCGGATCTATCTCGAAACCGGCGGCGGCGACCTGCTGAACTACTTCACCAAGATCGCCCGCGATCACACGCTGGACGCTCACGAGGACTTCTCACACGTTGGCTACCGGAAGCAGTCAGAGGCCTGGAGGATCTTCCGGGACCAGGGCGTCGACCCCTACGACGTCGCCATCGAGCACGCCCACGACATGGGCCTGGAGATTCACGCCTCGTGGCGCGTGACGGGCTTCCACTATCCGCCGCCCAACGATCACTTCAATTCGGGCGACGGAGTGTTCGAGGCGCATCCCGAGTGGCGCAGCGTGGATCGCGAGGGTCGGATCACGCCGCGGCTCTCCTACGCCTATCCGGGCTTCCGCGCATTTGCTATCTCTCTATTGAGGGAGATGGCCGAGAAGCCGGTTGACGGCGTGTGCCTGCTCTACAACCGCCGGCCGCCGTTCACGGAATACGAGCCGCATATCGTCGAGGCCTTCAAGGCCGCCTCGGGCCATGACCCGCGCGAGCTTGACGAGCACGACCCGGACTGGCTGCGATTCAGAGCGCGCGTGATGACCGACTTCATGCGCGAGCTGCGAGCCGGGCTGGCGGAGGTGGCCGCGGCCACCGGTCGTGACAAGCCGATCAGCGTCTCCGCGATCGTGATGAAGGACGAGGCCGAGAACCTGCACCGCGCCCTGGATCTGCAAGCCTGGGTGTCCGAGGGCCTGATCGACACGATCATTCCCTACACCTCGGCGCCGGAGCTCAACAGCCGGGTGCCCGCCTGGGACGAACCCGAGCGGCAGCTCGAATTCTTCTTGGACCTGGTGCGTGACACGCCGGTCGAGTTGGCCGCGAGCGTGCTGCCGCGGTCCATGACGCCGGAGGAATACCAGCACGCCGCGGCGCGCATCTATCGCACGGGCGTCGAGCGGCTGTTCTTCTGGGACTGCACCACGGCACACGATTCCTTTAAGGGCCTGCGCTCACTGGGGCACCGCGAAGATGTCGAGGCCTGGCATGCGGCAGGAAAACCGGACCTTTCAGCGCCGCAGCACACGCTGACGACGCTGGGTGACTGGGACTTCTCCTACGACACGCCCGGCTAG
- a CDS encoding aldolase/citrate lyase family protein produces the protein MGGRHGAAVCSGRHDLAKTNAVIFPNPVKEKLARGEVSIGSWLNLASPLAAEVLAEAGYEWLAIDAEHTPWDLGEITHAVRAIEARGAVPMARAWSHEPEGIGRILDTGVMGLIVPHVSTVEQAEAIADAVRFAPRGHRSGGNSRAAISADYVSGINDNLLVCPQIEDREGVDNIAEIMAVDGMDVAFIGPNDLVVAMGYTRADVYRVPEHLEAMARILAGAQTNGKPAGTPAPTVAHARQFIAQGFTFIDLSSDLRMLAQVASQELQAARA, from the coding sequence GTGGGCGGCCGCCACGGTGCCGCAGTATGCTCCGGTCGGCACGACCTCGCCAAAACGAACGCGGTGATCTTCCCCAATCCGGTCAAAGAGAAGCTCGCGCGGGGCGAGGTGTCGATCGGCTCCTGGCTCAACCTGGCCTCGCCGCTGGCGGCGGAGGTGCTGGCCGAGGCCGGCTATGAATGGCTCGCCATCGACGCCGAGCACACACCGTGGGACCTCGGCGAAATCACGCACGCCGTGCGGGCGATCGAGGCCCGGGGCGCGGTGCCGATGGCTCGCGCCTGGTCGCACGAACCCGAGGGAATCGGACGCATCCTGGACACCGGCGTGATGGGCCTGATCGTGCCGCACGTGAGCACGGTGGAACAGGCGGAGGCCATTGCCGATGCGGTGCGCTTCGCGCCGCGCGGCCATCGGTCGGGCGGCAACTCGCGCGCGGCGATCTCCGCCGACTACGTGTCAGGCATCAACGACAACCTGCTCGTGTGCCCGCAGATCGAGGACCGCGAAGGCGTCGACAACATCGCCGAGATCATGGCGGTGGACGGCATGGACGTCGCGTTCATCGGTCCGAATGATCTCGTCGTCGCGATGGGCTACACGCGCGCCGACGTCTATCGCGTGCCGGAGCACTTGGAAGCCATGGCCCGAATCCTCGCCGGCGCGCAGACCAACGGCAAGCCCGCGGGAACGCCGGCCCCGACGGTCGCGCACGCGCGGCAATTCATCGCGCAAGGGTTCACCTTCATCGATCTCTCCAGCGACCTGCGCATGCTGGCCCAGGTCGCGTCGCAGGAACTGCAGGCGGCCCGCGCCTGA
- a CDS encoding sialidase family protein, with translation MAPASTAAERWADAHVSDPDFVVYIPQDGDTPAHREASENGPWDAGNVHFVVTATTTGALLGTWTQADADSFHGPNARVAVARSEDRGRTWSRPTVLDAPPAGTEQTAVWSVPVVVPHSGRVWIFYHRNTGPVDFDRGMTGVLAWRVSDDDGHTWGPRHDTAIGRGAIDDPNPDMLSSWVTSGWQAPIVTRRGSVMCPITRWAGNAFQGQFETVTPEIGFNQRHHEAWFLRFDNVMTVDDPADLVVTTWPDADHGIRVPQPRDPRMSTAMEPSIQPLGDGRIVCVLRTMTGYIWYSVSSDDGQSWSEAEMLRFQPGGPPVPHPSAPCPLYKLRDGRYLLFFHNNDGTGNGGTGPGSGESRRPIFVSVGREIDNPGGQPLVFGRPHLIVDNAWATSVTRGRPGGLAAYGSLTDFADEVILWYCDRMQYLLGRRLTDVMLDDTWLPR, from the coding sequence ATGGCTCCCGCATCGACCGCCGCCGAACGTTGGGCCGACGCTCACGTGAGCGACCCGGACTTCGTGGTCTACATCCCGCAGGACGGCGACACGCCGGCGCATCGCGAGGCGTCGGAGAACGGGCCGTGGGACGCGGGCAACGTGCACTTCGTGGTCACCGCCACGACGACCGGCGCGTTGCTGGGAACCTGGACCCAGGCAGACGCCGACAGCTTTCACGGACCCAACGCCCGCGTGGCCGTGGCGCGCAGCGAAGACCGGGGCCGCACCTGGAGCCGGCCGACGGTGCTCGACGCGCCGCCCGCAGGCACGGAGCAAACCGCGGTGTGGTCGGTTCCGGTCGTCGTGCCGCACTCAGGCCGCGTGTGGATCTTCTATCACCGCAACACCGGTCCGGTGGACTTCGATCGCGGCATGACCGGCGTGCTGGCCTGGCGCGTCTCGGACGACGATGGCCACACCTGGGGACCGCGGCACGATACCGCTATCGGCCGCGGCGCCATCGACGATCCAAACCCTGACATGCTCAGCAGTTGGGTCACCTCAGGCTGGCAGGCGCCCATCGTCACCCGGCGCGGCAGCGTGATGTGCCCGATCACGCGTTGGGCGGGCAACGCCTTCCAAGGGCAGTTCGAGACCGTCACGCCCGAGATCGGCTTCAACCAGCGACACCACGAGGCGTGGTTCCTGCGCTTCGACAACGTGATGACGGTGGACGATCCGGCCGACCTGGTGGTGACCACCTGGCCGGACGCCGACCACGGCATCCGCGTGCCCCAGCCGCGGGATCCGCGCATGAGCACGGCGATGGAACCGAGCATTCAGCCCCTCGGCGACGGGCGCATCGTCTGCGTGCTGCGGACCATGACCGGGTACATCTGGTACTCGGTGTCGAGCGACGACGGACAGTCCTGGTCCGAGGCCGAGATGCTGCGTTTCCAGCCCGGCGGCCCGCCCGTTCCCCACCCGTCGGCGCCGTGTCCGCTCTACAAACTGCGGGACGGGCGCTATCTGCTGTTCTTCCACAACAACGACGGCACCGGCAACGGCGGCACCGGACCGGGCAGCGGCGAGTCTCGCCGACCGATATTCGTCAGCGTCGGGCGCGAGATCGACAATCCCGGCGGCCAGCCGCTGGTTTTCGGGCGTCCGCACCTCATCGTCGACAACGCCTGGGCGACCTCGGTGACTCGTGGGCGTCCGGGTGGCCTCGCCGCCTACGGTAGCCTGACCGACTTCGCCGACGAAGTCATCCTCTGGTACTGCGACCGCATGCAGTATTTGCTCGGCCGGCGGTTGACCGACGTGATGCTCGACGACACCTGGCTCCCGCGGTGA
- a CDS encoding TIM barrel protein, producing MSNCDWRPRFSDGLYRHFQTRHVDGPSNDEIDAAFRHMDGVPDVEGVECFSRTTVTLENAAHVKRRLDERGLVCAMVSHGETVARGFPKALWTSPEAVDRRIAIDMALYSIEVARALDARGIYLFTALDGPDYPFQQDFRRARRFTLEALREICDAAGDLLVALEYRIHTPKGWSNIGSMAATLDLANEVGRPNLGAQLEVAHTLLSHENLGQAAWDAARLGRLHHLHLNDTQLPTDIGTIFASQHFWECLELLYWLREADYGGFLGIDCFWWQVDSALNAAQQVHNIHFMLRVLDALDDSAFREAMGDQDILATQRMLWEALRQAR from the coding sequence GTGAGCAACTGCGACTGGCGGCCACGGTTTTCGGACGGTCTCTACCGGCACTTTCAGACGCGTCACGTCGATGGGCCGTCGAACGACGAGATCGACGCCGCGTTCCGGCACATGGACGGTGTGCCGGACGTCGAGGGCGTGGAGTGCTTCAGCCGCACGACCGTCACGCTGGAGAACGCCGCGCACGTCAAACGGCGGCTGGACGAGCGCGGGCTGGTCTGCGCCATGGTGTCGCACGGCGAGACCGTCGCGCGCGGGTTCCCCAAGGCGCTCTGGACGTCGCCCGAAGCGGTCGACCGGCGAATCGCGATCGACATGGCGCTGTACTCGATCGAGGTGGCTCGCGCCCTCGATGCGAGGGGCATCTATCTGTTCACCGCCCTCGATGGGCCTGACTATCCATTCCAGCAAGACTTTCGGCGCGCGCGCCGATTCACCCTGGAGGCGCTGCGCGAGATCTGCGACGCGGCGGGCGACCTGCTCGTGGCGCTCGAATACCGCATTCACACGCCCAAGGGCTGGTCCAACATCGGCTCGATGGCGGCCACGCTGGACCTGGCCAACGAGGTCGGACGCCCGAACCTCGGCGCGCAGCTCGAGGTGGCCCACACGCTGCTCAGCCACGAAAACCTCGGCCAGGCCGCCTGGGACGCGGCGCGCCTGGGACGGCTGCATCACCTGCACCTCAACGACACCCAGCTGCCGACCGACATCGGCACGATCTTCGCCAGCCAGCACTTTTGGGAGTGCCTGGAGTTGCTCTACTGGCTGCGCGAGGCCGACTACGGCGGATTCCTGGGGATCGATTGCTTCTGGTGGCAGGTCGACTCGGCGTTGAACGCCGCGCAACAGGTCCACAACATCCACTTCATGCTGCGGGTGCTGGACGCCCTGGACGACTCGGCCTTTCGCGAGGCGATGGGCGACCAGGACATCCTGGCGACCCAGCGCATGCTGTGGGAGGCGCTGCGGCAGGCGAGGTAG
- a CDS encoding VOC family protein, which produces MSPSAPTVGHVGLVVRDMDRMRDFYIRVAGLRETRRATLEGPHIDELTGLSGVVLEAVFLGTAERPEALELLKYHNHPDATPARGPSGSGPNHVQFVVDELDPIVDALRAEGLDVWGGPVDWPRLWRRVLYAKDPEGNVVEFNERLPDVRHPGDSQVDSGSH; this is translated from the coding sequence ATGTCCCCCAGCGCCCCTACCGTAGGTCACGTTGGCCTGGTGGTCCGGGACATGGACCGCATGCGCGATTTCTACATACGCGTGGCGGGCCTGCGGGAAACGCGCCGCGCGACCCTCGAGGGTCCGCACATCGACGAATTGACCGGGCTATCGGGCGTCGTGCTCGAAGCCGTCTTCCTGGGCACGGCGGAGCGTCCCGAAGCCCTGGAGCTGCTCAAGTACCACAACCATCCCGATGCGACACCCGCCCGGGGGCCATCAGGCAGCGGTCCGAATCACGTGCAGTTCGTGGTTGATGAGTTGGATCCAATTGTCGACGCGCTGCGCGCGGAGGGCCTGGACGTGTGGGGCGGGCCGGTGGACTGGCCCCGTCTCTGGCGCCGCGTGCTCTACGCCAAGGACCCCGAGGGAAACGTGGTGGAGTTCAACGAACGGCTGCCCGACGTGCGGCATCCGGGGGACAGCCAGGTGGATTCGGGCAGCCACTAG
- a CDS encoding dihydrodipicolinate synthase family protein, whose product MSRGQDVLARMKGPVVPINLCFNFDGTPDYPSIARYVDWLADEGTPILMLTAGSSEFASLSDDEIWRLTAVVAEANQGRAVFIASSGLWKPSVTREFLVHADRVGADAVKLQFSSWLTLSREVVVRYFDLVQDAADVPLLLLSGPNFPLDAAVELAARPNMIGIKNDGHPFYDYYELIRGTADEDFGVISGGQMRNFMFGYPLGSPAYLCPIAPIRPRLANEFYDHVAAGRTDEAWEFVFKYEDPWLQWASSQNWLASLKAAIHLQGLYPNNLLGHAYPHPAPDVVDKVRDKLIEVFGSATVE is encoded by the coding sequence ATGAGTCGCGGACAAGACGTGCTCGCGCGGATGAAGGGCCCGGTCGTTCCAATCAACTTGTGCTTCAACTTCGACGGCACTCCCGACTATCCGTCGATCGCGCGCTACGTGGACTGGCTCGCGGACGAGGGCACGCCGATCCTCATGCTCACGGCCGGCAGCAGCGAATTCGCCAGCCTGAGCGACGACGAGATCTGGCGGCTCACGGCAGTCGTGGCGGAAGCCAACCAGGGGCGCGCGGTGTTCATCGCTTCGTCCGGTCTATGGAAACCGTCGGTGACGCGCGAGTTCCTGGTCCACGCCGACCGCGTGGGCGCCGACGCCGTCAAGCTGCAGTTCAGCAGCTGGCTCACGCTGAGCCGCGAGGTCGTGGTGCGCTACTTCGACCTGGTGCAGGACGCCGCGGACGTGCCGCTGCTGCTGCTGTCGGGGCCGAACTTTCCGCTTGACGCGGCCGTCGAGCTGGCCGCGCGGCCCAACATGATCGGCATCAAAAACGACGGCCATCCGTTCTACGACTACTACGAGCTGATTCGCGGTACCGCCGACGAGGATTTTGGCGTCATCAGCGGCGGGCAAATGCGCAACTTCATGTTCGGGTACCCGCTGGGCTCGCCGGCCTACCTCTGTCCCATCGCGCCAATTCGGCCGCGCCTGGCCAACGAGTTCTACGACCACGTGGCGGCCGGCCGCACCGACGAAGCCTGGGAGTTCGTCTTCAAATACGAAGACCCGTGGCTCCAGTGGGCCTCGAGCCAAAACTGGCTGGCGTCGCTCAAGGCGGCGATCCACCTGCAAGGGCTCTATCCAAACAACCTGCTGGGACACGCCTACCCGCACCCGGCGCCCGACGTCGTCGACAAGGTTCGGGACAAGCTGATCGAGGTGTTCGGCAGCGCGACGGTGGAGTAG
- a CDS encoding phytanoyl-CoA dioxygenase family protein: protein METLTQDQVDAFNELGYLRLEEVFDAETVARQSEELERLMQEWATQGPGWKGPWRQAYMTAEEDQRARLDILGNLPGYSEEFFRAVTDDKLVGAVADLLGTGVEYHHTMLHAKGPEMGTPFPMHQDYPFYAHEGPGYIDALLHIDDATEANGCLKFLPGSHKLGPLEHIGRVDSKDTRPHLPVDEYRLADATPVPANAGDVVFMSYLTIHGSDPNRTNGWRRLVRTGYRDPHNVQTGGHNSGVNGLILRGQKRNLAFA, encoded by the coding sequence ATGGAAACGCTGACGCAGGATCAAGTCGACGCCTTCAACGAGCTTGGCTATCTGAGGTTGGAAGAGGTCTTTGACGCCGAAACCGTCGCCCGGCAGTCGGAAGAGCTGGAGCGGCTCATGCAAGAGTGGGCCACGCAAGGTCCGGGGTGGAAAGGGCCATGGCGGCAAGCATATATGACCGCCGAGGAAGACCAACGTGCGAGATTAGACATTCTTGGCAATCTCCCCGGCTACTCCGAGGAGTTCTTCCGCGCCGTCACCGACGACAAGCTCGTCGGCGCGGTGGCGGACCTGCTGGGCACCGGCGTCGAGTACCACCACACCATGCTGCACGCCAAGGGACCGGAGATGGGCACGCCGTTCCCGATGCACCAGGACTATCCGTTCTATGCGCACGAGGGGCCGGGCTACATCGACGCGCTGCTCCATATCGACGACGCCACCGAGGCCAACGGCTGCCTGAAGTTTCTGCCCGGCAGCCACAAGCTCGGCCCGCTGGAACACATCGGGCGCGTTGACTCCAAGGACACCCGCCCGCACCTGCCGGTGGACGAATACCGGCTGGCTGACGCCACGCCCGTGCCGGCCAACGCCGGCGACGTGGTCTTCATGAGCTACCTGACGATCCACGGCTCGGATCCGAACCGCACCAATGGGTGGCGGCGCCTGGTTCGCACCGGCTACCGCGATCCTCACAACGTGCAGACGGGCGGGCACAACTCCGGCGTCAACGGCCTGATTCTGCGCGGTCAGAAGCGCAACCTGGCGTTCGCGTAG